In Candidatus Tiamatella incendiivivens, the sequence AATCGGAATGAAAGGATCTCTCCTACTCACAAGTTTCACTATAATTCTATACTATGTTTTACCTATTGCACTTTCTATAGGAACTGCCGGTGTAATTGTTGGATTATCTGAAGCGGTTAAAGCTAAGCAACTGAGTGTTCCTCCTCCACTACCTGATATTTGGAGCGTTTTCACGGAGTCCCGGCTTGCAATTCTAATAGTATCTCTCGTGGTTATAGGTATATTCTCCTGGTTCATAAGGGAGTTTGGTGAGACGCTAATTAATCTCCTACTATTAACTCCTGAGGAAGCTTTTAGGAGAATTAAGGGCATTATTAGAAGAGATATCCTAGAGTTGGAGATGGATAAAGCCTGGCACCAATCAATTCCAATAGGATTATTCGTAGCAGTCGCATCAATTTTTGCATATGGATATATAGTTATAATTTCAGATAGAATCAACTATGTTTTCCAGCAATGGTTTGGCAGCGCTCCCAGGTATATCCCTGAAATCTTAGGTTTAGGATTTCTAATATTTGCATGGGGCCTCATACGAAGAGAGTTCAGAAGAATGTTCACTCTGAAAGGAAAAGGAGGGTTCAGTGTGAAATCAATGGTAACACTCCTTGGACTCTTAGCTTTGATATTTTACTACTGGTACAAAGGCCAAACTACCTTGGATCCCATCTATTACGCACTCGGTCTCAAAGAACCTTCGGTTAATGGGGACATCATACGTAATTTGGGGTTATGGCCTAGTAACTTTTACGATAAACTTGAAGGTATGTTTAAAAGTTTCGAGTCCACAGCTAGATTGGTGGTTAGGTTCCTATGGGGGTAAAAATTAGTAGTGACATGATCAAGGAAGGAATACTAGCCACTATATCGGTATTTCTACTTGGGAGTAGCATTTACTTTTTCCTGTTAAGCATAAACCTCGCTGTGAGCCAGCCACCTAATATAACTGCATCACTATTAGCAGCCTTGATAGGCTTTTCAGTACTATCCGCTGGTGTAACGATACTTAAATCCTGGACTGTAGCAAGGGCAGCTGAGAAAATACAGGTATAGAATTCTATCATATTACCTTGCAAGATATGTGTATTAGACTGCCTCTTATATCATGGTAACCTCGACCAAGTTTTATCTCATGGAACACCTTTTCATGGTCAAGAATTATACTCGTTTCCAAATGAGTTAAACCTGTTGAGGCTAGGTATTTTGGTGGTAGCGATAAGCTGGGGCCTATCTCTATCCTGTATTCAGCATTTTTTGATAGATTTAATATTAGATCTACGTCTGGTCTAGAAAAAGCGGCACCTGTAATGTATACCACTTTTGCCTTTGGAAGAACTTTATAGGCATAGAAATCAGGAAGTATATATCTTCCTGACTGCCACCTGTCGAGTATGTATACCTTGTATCCTTCTGACTCATACAAGTTTGGTATTTTCTTTAGTGCACCTATAAAAACTACAATATCATTTCTACTTAAAGAACCAAAAATCCTATCAACAAGTTCCTTCTTACCACAATCCGTTTTACCCAGATAATATTGCCCAATAGCATTGAAGGCCGCCTGTCCTAGAGTTCTCTCCGCAATACAATCGGATGAAAGAAGTGGAATGAAATTCCATATCCTTGCAAAATCTCTCGCCGATGGAGTGCATTTTTCCTCCATCACATAACTATAGGCAATACCCACTTTACCGCTCGAGAGCTTAACAGCAGAATACCTAGCGCCAATAACATAGTCGTCTACAAACATATCCAAGGCTTCAGGAGTAGTTGATTTAATGTTATCAATTACCTTTCGCCAAAATATAGTGTCTAAAAAACCTATTACCCGAGGATTTTTTTCTCCCATTTTTGAAGCCTCTTTTTGAAAGACCGTTTAGTTTTATCTCTATATGCATACTCTCCCAGTGAGGCAACAATAAAGCTAGCAATCATCGTGTAGAAACTGGAGGCATTAGCAGTATACAGGCTATACAAGTATACGGTAAGTATTGATAGAACTATTAGTAAGCTTAGAATTATTATAATACTTTGAGAAGCGTTGATCCGATCTGATAGTTTATAGTGATAGAGAATGACACCCATGTTTCCACCCAGACCTATCAATGAAAATACGCTTGAGCCTATAATTATCCTGACAGCCATTGAAGTAGCTTCAATTAAACCCATTCTATCCTCTTTCCCTCATCTCCTCCTTCACCAGGTTATGATAGAGGTTTATGAGATACTGAATTTATAGATCCCGTTAAATTCGTCCAGCGATATTCTCCCTTTTCCCACGAGATATTTCAAGTGGCTGAGAGCCTCTCCTATAGCAAAATATTTCTGCGCTATTGGGAATTCACTCCATTTTTTGAATGCTACATCCCAGGTCATTTGGGATGCTACCTCATAAGCTGTTAACGGTTCCTTCGACTTGTCTAGGATTCCTAGTACCTCTCCGAGCCTATGATTATGATGAACCATTAATTCACTGATTCTCTTTTTTGGATCCTCTATTACTTCACGATGCCCTGGATAAAGCCTAACCGGATTTAGCTCTGAGAGCTTTCTTAGGGATTTAAGGTAATCGTTAAGGGGATTTGTTGACCAGTCTATTAGAGCTATATTCGGTGTTATATTAGAGAGTACTGTATCACCGATAATGTACTGGCGATCTCCTATGTGGATAGCCATGCTTCCTGGCGTATGGCCCGGTGTATGGATCACTTGGAATGTACAGTCTCCTATTGTGAACTCTTCGGGTACTGGTTGTGGTTCTAACGCTCTTAGGCTTCGGAAAACGTCTATTCTACTCATTGCAGGATGCTTCTTATCAAGGAGATCAACCTCTTCTCTTGGCATTCCTCCTTTACTAAAAACGTTCTTCATAACGTCTAGTACATGAGGCCATTCATCTACCATTCTTAGGATATGATTTCTATCATCTCTATGCATGTACACCTCATCTGGGTTAAGGTGTGGTGTAGCAGCTACGTGGTCTACGTGGAAATGTGTTAGAATAACGATTAGATGACGTGGGAAATTATTCCTTTCTAAGTAGCTCATTATGTTTGATGCTCCTTCCATGGTCATGCCTGGATCGAAAAGAACAGTCCTTGACCCGCAGTTTATTATATACGTATTGATCGTTTTTAATGCCGGGATAGGGATTTCATTGACTAATCTGTGCAAACGTATGGTCATTGATTCCACCAATTACGTTAAAACATAATGCCATCCTAAACAATATATTGTTACTATATTATTCATAAGACAGGATGCAATCGCTTATTTGTATCTGCTAGATGCCGGATATACGCCTCTTCGCCCAGCTAGTTGGTGGTAAGGGTTATGATTAGGAAGTCGACTTGCTGGAAAAGCTGCCATTATATGGGACTTGTAGAGCACTTCTAAGCAGCCATCTTAAAGCTATGGTGAACATAACGACAATTCTAATTTCTTATAGAATGGCGTAGAACTTCTAAAACGAATTGGCGTATTTGGCAGTTGCCTCTAACTTGTTTGTTAGACTAACACAGGATTAGCGCACCCCCAGATATCAAGAATCATTAATGAATAAGTGTATATCTGGAGGAGAGCCTGTTTATAACAGGATGTGGATAAAACCTATTTTCTTGTCATCCTATATAAATCGTAGCAAAGCACGCCTCTTATCCTACGCATGAAATAGAAGACAAACCAGATATATAGTGTTAAGAAAACTAACCAGAGTTGTGGTGCTCTGATTTGATATCACTCTTCGAGACTAATGAGAAGGTGAAGTTCATTAAGGATTTCTCTAAGATGACGATGGGGAATGATCCTTGCCATGGATGGCCTCATGTTGAGAGAGTCGCCGCCTATGCGTTAAAATTAATAGGAAACGATGACTCTATAGATTACGAAGCACTCGCTATTGCCGTTCTACTACATGACATAGGAAGATTCTACCAGAGTGACCTTCACCACGCCATTACTAGTTCGAAGATATCGGAAATACTATTACGGGGACTTGAATACCCTGATGACTTCATTGAAAACGTCTCGCACGCCATTATAGCACATAGTTTTTCTCTAGGAGTAACAGCTAAAACCAAGGAAGCCATGATTTTGAGCGATGCTGACAAACTAGATGCTATAGGAGCTATTGGAATATACCGTGTCATTTATACCAGTGGGTTATATCACAGGAGTTTCTCTGACTCCATTAATCACTTTGGAGAGAAGATAACAAGGCTCAAGGAGAAATTGTATTTGCCAGAATCAAAGCGGATTGCAGAGGAACTCCATAGAAGAGTGGAACTCTACGTGAAGTGGCTGAAAGAGGAACTCATACAAGTAGGATATTTCTCCTAGTTCCTTCTTCTAACGTTTATTGCCTCTATAATCAATCTATATATAACAAATAGCTATAAACCGCTCATTCCATATAGAGCGGAGGTGGTATTTTTGAATATAGAGGAATCAATTAAAGAAAAACCCATCCTGAAAATAAAGAGCAAATCGCTAACTGATACATTTACACTGGAAAAAGACCTACCTGTATTCAAAGCTTATATAAATGAAAGATGGGTAGAGTCCCCCAAGAAAAGGAATATATACTCACCAATAGATGACTCCGTGATTGCAGGAATTTACGAGCTAGATTATGATGAATCCCTAAAGGCTCTGAGGAATTTATATGAGAAGGGCAGGTGGAATGCTAGGAACACTCCTGGATCCAAGAGACTCGGAATCTTACAACGACTAGCAGATCTTATGGAGAAGCATAAACAAGAACTTATAGACGCTTTAGTGCTGAACTCTGGTAAGCCGATAAAAGCTGCAAAAGGAGAAGTTGAGGCTTCAATCGATAGACTAAGAAGGGCCCCTCTCGACCTTAGAAAACTCCTAGGAGACTATATCCCCGGCGACTGGGACGAGCATACTCTCGAAAGCGAGGGCATTGTTAGAAGAGAGCCCTTCGGTGTAGTTTTCGCTATTATCCCCTTCAACTACCCGCTATTCGACTCAGTCAACAAGATGGTTTACAGCTTCCTTCCAGGAAACGCTATAGCTGTAAAACCACCTAGTGCAGATCCTATTCCAATAATACTCATGGTAAGGCTAGCATTAGAAGCTGGCTTCCCTAAGGATGCAATAACTCTATTAACTGTGCCCGGGAGAGTTGCCGGAGAGCTCTCTTCCTCTAAATATGTAAATGTAATCAGCCTAACGGGAAGCACTAAAACAGGATTGAAGCTAATTCAGAAAGCTGGTATCAAGCAATACGTAATGGAACTTGGAGGCGGGGATCCAGCTATTGTTTTAGAGGATGCTGACCTAGAATTATCTGCTTCAAAGATAGCAACTGGAATAGCAAGCTATACCGGGCAAAGATGCGATTCTATCAAGCTTATACTAGCGGAGGAGCCTATCTACGATGGATTGAAGAAGAAACTAGCCTCTAAACTAGCTGACTTCAAAATAGGTGACCCTAGAGATCCTAGTATTGAATTAGGTCCTGTAATAGATAATGCAACCGTTGACGAGTGGGAGGAGGCTGTCAGAGAAGCACTCGCGAATGGAGGTAGTCTATTGGCTGGAGGTAGGAGACTTGGTGTGAGATATATAGAACCAGCTCTCATTGAGGTGCTAGATCACGAGAAACTCTCTAGGCTGAAGCTCTATAAGGGTGAAGTATTCGCAAGTGTAGCTCTCATAACATCAGTTAAGAATGTTGACGAAGCTCTAAGGCTGGCTAACAAGAGGAGATACGGGTTAGATGCAGCTATATTTGGAAAGGACCTTAATAAAATCAGAAAACTTATCCGTCTCTTGGAGGTTGGAGCAATATATATCAACGAGTATCCAAGGCATGGAGTAGGGTACTATCCTTTCGGGGGCAGAAAAGATTCAGGTATAGGAAGAGAAGGAATAGGATATAGTGTTGAACAGGTCACTGCCTTAAAATCAATTGTCTATAACTATAAAGGATACGGTATATGGGAGTACATGTAACCTTATTTTTCTAATCATACAATCATATTAATTGCGGGTGATTTTTTTGAGCTTACTCGAAGAAATCCGTGAATGGCTTGAGAAAGGCGTAGAAGAAGCCCAAGATATCTCTGAGATATCATGGGATGTAGGAGAAATAAAGGATCCAAAGATAAAAGGCCTCATTGCTGTTAACCCGAAACTTCCTGTAAAGCTTTATATAACCGATAACGAGGAATTTAACACGATAAGAATCACTGTTCCGACAGGTGTATTAACAGCCGATCTCCCCCCAGGGGATAAACTCAAAATCTATAGAGCCCTGCTTGTACTTAACAAAACCCCCCTAGCCAAGATATACATTGATGGTATCAATGGAGAAGTAGTTGTTGCATCCGATCTAAGCACTAAGACACTAGGAGAGGATGAGTTCCATGACTCCATAAGCTTCACAATAAGTACAGTTATATCACTCTATAATAGATTCGGGCTTCCGAAGGACGTTAGAGTTGAGATGCTTGAGAATCTAGTATGGCTTATTCAGAGAAGGCTGCAGAAAGGATGGAGTAGGGAGAAACTCGAAGAATTCCTCGTTAATAAAGTTGGTATGGGTAAACCGGAAGCTGAGCATCTACTTGAGACAATATTTCCGACCAAGAAAAAAGAAAAGAAACCCGGTGTTTCCGAACAAATGTACATGTAATATTCATATTACATCCCATCTTTTTTAGAGATGATCTCCATAAATAGACTCTTAGGAGTTGTTAGTGATTGAAATCAAGGAAAATAGGGTTCCCAGAGGCCTTCGCTATAGGAGTCGGTGGAATGATAGGTGGTGGCATCTTTGCAGTTTTAGGATTA encodes:
- a CDS encoding MBL fold metallo-hydrolase, whose translation is MTIRLHRLVNEIPIPALKTINTYIINCGSRTVLFDPGMTMEGASNIMSYLERNNFPRHLIVILTHFHVDHVAATPHLNPDEVYMHRDDRNHILRMVDEWPHVLDVMKNVFSKGGMPREEVDLLDKKHPAMSRIDVFRSLRALEPQPVPEEFTIGDCTFQVIHTPGHTPGSMAIHIGDRQYIIGDTVLSNITPNIALIDWSTNPLNDYLKSLRKLSELNPVRLYPGHREVIEDPKKRISELMVHHNHRLGEVLGILDKSKEPLTAYEVASQMTWDVAFKKWSEFPIAQKYFAIGEALSHLKYLVGKGRISLDEFNGIYKFSIS
- a CDS encoding HD domain-containing protein codes for the protein MISLFETNEKVKFIKDFSKMTMGNDPCHGWPHVERVAAYALKLIGNDDSIDYEALAIAVLLHDIGRFYQSDLHHAITSSKISEILLRGLEYPDDFIENVSHAIIAHSFSLGVTAKTKEAMILSDADKLDAIGAIGIYRVIYTSGLYHRSFSDSINHFGEKITRLKEKLYLPESKRIAEELHRRVELYVKWLKEELIQVGYFS
- a CDS encoding aldehyde dehydrogenase family protein, which translates into the protein MEESIKEKPILKIKSKSLTDTFTLEKDLPVFKAYINERWVESPKKRNIYSPIDDSVIAGIYELDYDESLKALRNLYEKGRWNARNTPGSKRLGILQRLADLMEKHKQELIDALVLNSGKPIKAAKGEVEASIDRLRRAPLDLRKLLGDYIPGDWDEHTLESEGIVRREPFGVVFAIIPFNYPLFDSVNKMVYSFLPGNAIAVKPPSADPIPIILMVRLALEAGFPKDAITLLTVPGRVAGELSSSKYVNVISLTGSTKTGLKLIQKAGIKQYVMELGGGDPAIVLEDADLELSASKIATGIASYTGQRCDSIKLILAEEPIYDGLKKKLASKLADFKIGDPRDPSIELGPVIDNATVDEWEEAVREALANGGSLLAGGRRLGVRYIEPALIEVLDHEKLSRLKLYKGEVFASVALITSVKNVDEALRLANKRRYGLDAAIFGKDLNKIRKLIRLLEVGAIYINEYPRHGVGYYPFGGRKDSGIGREGIGYSVEQVTALKSIVYNYKGYGIWEYM